A genome region from Flavobacterium sp. CFS9 includes the following:
- a CDS encoding amidinotransferase, with protein MSQTKPIVSSYNEWDPLEEVIVGTMEGASVPPWHVTLKATMPENHWDFYKKNGGKLFPAEQIKAAQLELDNLAHILEQEGVIVRRPDPVDFNRPYSTPDWKSEGGLYSAMPRDVLLVIGENIIEAPMPWRSRHHEVNSFRPLIKEYFNKGAKWSAAPKPQLLDELYDYNYQEGSGNDPINYVINDFEPVFDAADFTKCGKDIFVLKSHVTNDAGIKWLQQHIGDDYTIHKIDCNDRHPMHIDTTFVPLAPGKLLIHPDRMNKIPEMFKSWDILKAPAPVMPDSQVLYMSSKWLTMNTFMIDSERILVEKNEKPTIEALKKFGMKPIPCSFYNFNTFGGGFHCATLDIRRTGELKSYF; from the coding sequence ATGTCGCAAACAAAACCTATTGTAAGCTCTTACAATGAATGGGACCCGTTAGAAGAAGTAATCGTTGGAACAATGGAAGGTGCATCAGTACCGCCCTGGCATGTTACCCTAAAAGCAACAATGCCTGAAAACCACTGGGATTTTTATAAAAAAAATGGTGGAAAATTATTCCCTGCCGAACAGATAAAAGCTGCACAGCTAGAACTGGACAACCTGGCCCATATATTGGAACAGGAGGGAGTAATCGTTAGGAGACCGGATCCGGTAGATTTTAACAGACCTTACAGCACTCCCGACTGGAAAAGTGAAGGCGGGTTATATAGTGCGATGCCACGTGATGTCTTATTGGTTATAGGTGAGAACATTATTGAAGCTCCGATGCCTTGGAGATCAAGACATCATGAAGTGAATTCTTTCCGACCACTGATAAAAGAATATTTTAATAAGGGAGCAAAATGGTCGGCAGCTCCAAAGCCGCAATTGCTGGATGAACTTTATGATTATAATTATCAGGAAGGAAGCGGCAATGACCCTATCAATTATGTTATAAATGATTTTGAACCGGTATTTGACGCCGCTGATTTTACCAAATGTGGTAAAGACATTTTCGTGCTTAAAAGCCATGTAACCAATGATGCAGGGATTAAGTGGCTTCAGCAGCACATTGGGGATGACTATACAATTCATAAAATAGATTGTAATGACAGGCACCCAATGCATATTGACACCACTTTTGTACCGTTGGCACCTGGGAAATTGCTGATCCATCCTGACAGGATGAACAAAATTCCCGAGATGTTCAAAAGCTGGGACATTCTTAAAGCCCCCGCACCAGTTATGCCGGACAGTCAGGTTTTGTATATGAGCAGCAAATGGCTTACCATGAACACCTTTATGATCGACAGTGAAAGAATTCTGGTGGAGAAAAACGAAAAACCAACCATCGAAGCACTGAAAAAATTTGGGATGAAACCGATACCGTGCAGTTTTTACAATTTCAACACTTTTGGTGGAGGATTTCACTGTGCAACATTGGATATACGAAGAACAGGTGAACTTAAATCATACTTTTAA
- a CDS encoding KamA family radical SAM protein: MQDELTFSTEEKKSVVQSYRHPEWNDVPDEKWNDWKWQLSNRLNSFEEISRIINLTPTEANALNHNSLFRVDITPYFLSLVDKDDFNCPIRRQVLPTEKEMYDFTGMNEDSLSEDEYSPVNGIVHRYPDRVLMLITTQCASYCRYCTRSRLVGDNSKNYNSTDFDNQIEYISNNPQIRDVLLSGGDPLLLPIKRLESILMRLREIPHLEIIRLGTRTPVFNPSIITQEFCDMVEKYHPFWLNIHVNHPKEITPELQQACEKLLKAGIPLGNQAVLLKGINDTVEIQRKLCTDLVKMRVRPYYLYQCDLVKGAGHFRTPISKGIEIMEGLRGHISGYAIPTFVIDAPYGGGKIPLAPNYVLSQSPNKVVLRNYEGFITVYTDSDHETDHEIISGNRKGKDISVLDLIQGNEKFIMPQNFRNSKRED; the protein is encoded by the coding sequence ATGCAAGATGAACTAACATTTAGTACCGAAGAAAAGAAATCTGTTGTCCAGTCGTATCGGCATCCGGAATGGAATGATGTTCCTGATGAGAAATGGAATGACTGGAAATGGCAGCTAAGCAACAGACTGAATAGTTTTGAAGAAATATCAAGAATTATCAATCTTACGCCGACCGAAGCTAACGCCTTAAATCACAATTCTTTGTTTAGAGTTGACATCACTCCATATTTTTTGAGTCTTGTTGATAAAGACGATTTTAACTGTCCAATAAGGAGACAGGTTTTACCGACAGAGAAGGAAATGTATGATTTTACAGGGATGAACGAAGATTCTTTAAGCGAAGACGAGTATTCACCGGTGAATGGTATAGTGCATCGGTATCCGGATCGCGTTTTAATGCTGATCACTACCCAATGTGCATCCTATTGCAGGTATTGTACCAGAAGCAGGTTGGTAGGTGACAACTCTAAAAATTATAACTCCACGGATTTTGACAATCAGATTGAATACATAAGCAACAATCCGCAAATCCGGGACGTACTGCTTTCGGGGGGCGATCCTTTACTGCTGCCAATTAAAAGACTGGAATCGATCTTAATGCGATTAAGAGAAATTCCGCATCTCGAAATTATCAGGCTCGGTACGAGAACACCGGTATTCAACCCTAGTATTATAACTCAGGAGTTTTGCGATATGGTAGAAAAATACCATCCTTTTTGGCTGAACATTCACGTGAATCATCCTAAAGAAATTACTCCGGAGTTACAACAGGCTTGTGAAAAGTTGTTGAAAGCCGGAATTCCTTTAGGCAACCAGGCAGTATTGCTAAAAGGGATAAATGACACCGTTGAAATACAGCGTAAGCTTTGTACAGATTTAGTAAAGATGCGGGTAAGACCTTATTATCTGTATCAATGTGATTTAGTAAAAGGAGCAGGCCATTTTCGGACTCCTATATCCAAAGGTATCGAGATTATGGAAGGACTAAGAGGACATATTTCCGGATATGCAATTCCAACTTTTGTAATTGACGCACCTTATGGAGGTGGTAAAATTCCGCTGGCTCCAAACTATGTTTTAAGTCAGTCCCCAAACAAAGTTGTTTTAAGAAATTATGAAGGTTTTATTACCGTGTATACAGATTCGGACCATGAAACGGATCATGAAATTATTTCCGGCAACAGGAAAGGCAAAGACATATCAGTTCTGGATTTGATTCAGGGCAATGAAAAATTTATAATGCCACAAAATTTTAGAAACTCAAAAAGAGAAGACTAA